Within the Senegalia massiliensis genome, the region AATATAAACTTTCTAAAATCATCAAACTTGAGTCATGATATTTTACTTTCTTTAAACTAGCTTATTTATACTAACTTAAAAACTTTATTAATATACGATGCTGTATGAATTATACTTTCAATTGTCACAAATAACATTAGAATCATTAAAAAAACTATAAATGCAATCTGCATTATCTCTAGCAGCGTTCTTTTTTGTGGTTCTTTAAACGTACCCTTTATAAGCATTATGCCCTTTAATGTTAGATAGATGCTGAAAGGTATATGTATAACCCTAAAACTTATATATGCATAAGGAATATTTTCTATTTTTTCATTATTATTTAAAGCCATAAGTGAAATTAGAAAAATAGTATATATTAATACTGATAATGGACTTCTTTCTTCTTCATCAAATAAACTAGCCATTTCATACACCCCAAGTGATTAAGTTTATGACGCATAATTCTACTGCTATGTCATGACATTAAAATGTAACACCTATAAAACCCCAGATAATAAATTGAATGAAAATTATTATTTTTACTGCATTTATATCCATGTATCCCCTCTATAATAATCCGAAAATCATTTCCAATAATAATCCTATAGAATTATTTGATTTATAAAACACTCCTACAATTATTAATATCGCTCCTAAAGACGTTAGTAACCATCCCAAGATACCACCAAACATAAAATGATTAAATTCTAAAAATATAATAATTACTCCTAATAATACTAGCATGATATTAATTTTTTGACCTTTCACTATTTAACCTTCTTTCATAAACAATTATTTATTATTTTTCTAGTTAGAATTTTTTATATAATAAAATTCATTATAATTATTTTTCCATATATAAAGTTCTTGAATGTCCAAGTAATTTTATATTTGACTAAATGTATATTTTCTAAAGTTGAATTTACTATTATCTTATGTATTTTATACATTCTACGCTTTTCTCAGAATTACATAATCACTACTTTGTATAAATCTACTACTACGTCATTATAAAGTTCTCAGTTTGTCACAATGATACTTTTGACAAACTCAGATAAACTATATATATCTGTGATTATTTTTTATTCAAGGCGCAGGAATTTTTAAAAATTACATATGCTTAGAAAATTCCAAGGCTATATTGGCAACAATATCTTTCGCCTCTATTGAACTGCTATTTGACAAAGATCTTCGATTCCAGTTTTCTTCGCTTAAATGATCTGCTGCATAGAAAAAATGTAATACTTTAATACCTCTAAATTTTGCCAATGCTGCAACCGCTGAGCACTCCATATCTACAGCTATTATCCCTTCTCCGGTTCATCTTATCTTTTGTTTCTCTATACATAGCATCTGTAGTCCATACTTTTCCTTTTGTATAAGATATTTTTTCTTTTGTTAAAAACTCCTCAAATGCATTTAATGTGTTTATATTAACATCTATTTCATTGGAGGCTGAAACATAATGATAACTAGTTCCTTCATCTCGAACTGCTCGGTCCGGTATAATAATTGAAACATCATCAATATCGTGATTTAATATTCCACATGTACCAAACAAAATTAATTTTCTCATTCCCATA harbors:
- a CDS encoding nucleoside phosphorylase; the encoded protein is MILKQFDQNKKAIINPEDIVEAIDGFPEIVVSCFERSTFSRMVERYKGIKIGSLSIANLEVLIYKIEYKGLNMAIFNSYVGSPGCVGLLEELHVMGMRKLILFGTCGILNHDIDDVSIIIPDRAVRDEGTSYHYVSASNEIDVNINTLNAFEEFLTKEKISYTKGKVWTTDAMYRETKDKMNRRRDNSCRYGVLSGCSIGKI